In a single window of the Papaver somniferum cultivar HN1 chromosome 8, ASM357369v1, whole genome shotgun sequence genome:
- the LOC113306921 gene encoding poly [ADP-ribose] polymerase 1-like isoform X1 translates to MRNARKEWKIEYAKEWKIEYAKTSRSSCRTCRKFIKKEVLRLGKVIPATKYDGLMTKWNHAQCILKKPNKISSLDDVEGIDLLRWEDQKRMTRYVQTGVFFNTTTVGANERSIEVSQTSRAICKLCNKKITEGEIRISTKPGGEGASTLAWHHAYCYMEWSHSTNVENLSGWNSLTLANQRDVHAYANKGPFTGNRDLLVELQGDEEVPQKPLKGGVKRKRSVSRTEKSKINKSEWGDSYQAAYESYTSSEIQIQNSSALESELEAQNKALWAIKNNLKEQVTISEMRKMLEANDQHSAGSELDLREICADGMLFGPPGSCPICSGSLRYSGAAYRCHGYVSEWTKCSYSTNEPIRLKGEWRIPQESSNEYLCKWFNSQKGCRSVRILPTDFSNQASGSQSAFKGLKVALVGVSEDSMVGFSYLFNKMCYSLILPVL, encoded by the exons ATGAGGAATGCAAGGAAAGAATGGAAGATTGAGTACGCGAAAGAATGGAAGATTGAGTACGCGAAAACGTCGAGGTCTTCGTGTAGGACTTGCAGGAAATTTATTAAGAAGGAGGTGTTAAGGTTAGGGAAAGTAATTCCAGCTACTAAATATGATGGCCTTATGACG AAGTGGAACCATGCGCAATGCATTCTGAAGAAACCAAACAAGATCAGTTC CCTTGATGACGTTGAAGGAATAGATTTGCTACGGTGGGAAGATCAAAAAAGGATGACAAGATATGTGCAAACTGGTGTATTCTTCAATACGACTACAGTTGGTGCAAATGAACGCAGTATTGAGGTTTCACAGACTTCTCGTGCTATTTGCAAGTTGTGCAACAAGAAGATTACAGAAGGAGAG ATTCGTATTTCAACCAAGCCTGGTGGAGAAGGCGCCAGTACTCTGGCTTGGCACCATGCATACTGCTATATGGAATGGTCTCACTCTACAAATGTAGAGAATTTGTCAGGTTGGAATAGCCTCACACTTGCAAATCAGCGAGATGTTCATGCCTATGCCAATAAGGGCCCTTTCACTGGCAATAGAG ATTTATTGGTCGAGTTGCAAGGGGATGAAGAAGTACCACAAAAGCCTCTCAAAGGCGGGGTTAAGCGGAAAAGAAGTGTTAGCAGAACCGAAAAGTCAAAAATCAATAAATCTGAGTGGGGTGATTCTTACCAGGCGGCATATGAAAGCTATACAAGTTCAGAGATTCAAATCCAAAACTCTTCTGCTCTGGAAAGTGAGCTTGAGGCTCAGAATAAAGCATTATGGGCTATAAAAAACAACTTGAAAGAGCAAGTAACTATTTCAGAGATGCGAAAGATGCTTGAAGCAAATGATCAACATTCAGCTGGATCAGAACTTGATTTAAGAGAAATTTG TGCGGACGGAATGCTGTTTGGACCACCCGGTAGCTGCCCCATTTGTTCTGGCTCGCTTCGTTACTCAGGCGCTGCATACCGTTGTCATGGTTATGTGTCAGAATGGACCAAGTGTTCTTACTCGACTAATGAACCTATACGTCTAAAGGGGGAGTGGAGAATTCCACAAGAATCAAGCAATGAATATCTTTGCAAG TGGTTCAACTCGCAAAAGGGATGCAGATCAGTTCGGATTCTACCCACAGATTTTTCTAACCAAGCTTCAGGAAGTCAGTCTGCATTCAAAGGTCTGAAAGTAGCACTTGTCGGAGTTTCAGAGGATTCCATGGTAGGATTTTCCTATTTATTCAATAAAATGTGTTACTCTTTAATCTTGCCAGTGCTTTGA
- the LOC113306921 gene encoding poly [ADP-ribose] polymerase 1-like isoform X2 produces the protein MRNARKEWKIEYAKEWKIEYAKTSRSSCRTCRKFIKKEVLRLGKVIPATKYDGLMTKWNHAQCILKKPNKISSLDDVEGIDLLRWEDQKRMTRYVQTGVFFNTTTVGANERSIEVSQTSRAICKLCNKKITEGEIRISTKPGGEGASTLAWHHAYCYMEWSHSTNVENLSGWNSLTLANQRDVHAYANKGPFTGNRDLLVELQGDEEVPQKPLKGGVKRKRSVSRTEKSKINKSEWGDSYQAAYESYTSSEIQIQNSSALESELEAQNKALWAIKNNLKEQVTISEMRKMLEANDQHSAGSELDLREICADGMLFGPPGSCPICSGSLRYSGAAYRCHGYVSEWTKCSYSTNEPIRLKGEWRIPQESSNEYLCKGCRSVRILPTDFSNQASGSQSAFKGLKVALVGVSEDSMVGFSYLFNKMCYSLILPVL, from the exons ATGAGGAATGCAAGGAAAGAATGGAAGATTGAGTACGCGAAAGAATGGAAGATTGAGTACGCGAAAACGTCGAGGTCTTCGTGTAGGACTTGCAGGAAATTTATTAAGAAGGAGGTGTTAAGGTTAGGGAAAGTAATTCCAGCTACTAAATATGATGGCCTTATGACG AAGTGGAACCATGCGCAATGCATTCTGAAGAAACCAAACAAGATCAGTTC CCTTGATGACGTTGAAGGAATAGATTTGCTACGGTGGGAAGATCAAAAAAGGATGACAAGATATGTGCAAACTGGTGTATTCTTCAATACGACTACAGTTGGTGCAAATGAACGCAGTATTGAGGTTTCACAGACTTCTCGTGCTATTTGCAAGTTGTGCAACAAGAAGATTACAGAAGGAGAG ATTCGTATTTCAACCAAGCCTGGTGGAGAAGGCGCCAGTACTCTGGCTTGGCACCATGCATACTGCTATATGGAATGGTCTCACTCTACAAATGTAGAGAATTTGTCAGGTTGGAATAGCCTCACACTTGCAAATCAGCGAGATGTTCATGCCTATGCCAATAAGGGCCCTTTCACTGGCAATAGAG ATTTATTGGTCGAGTTGCAAGGGGATGAAGAAGTACCACAAAAGCCTCTCAAAGGCGGGGTTAAGCGGAAAAGAAGTGTTAGCAGAACCGAAAAGTCAAAAATCAATAAATCTGAGTGGGGTGATTCTTACCAGGCGGCATATGAAAGCTATACAAGTTCAGAGATTCAAATCCAAAACTCTTCTGCTCTGGAAAGTGAGCTTGAGGCTCAGAATAAAGCATTATGGGCTATAAAAAACAACTTGAAAGAGCAAGTAACTATTTCAGAGATGCGAAAGATGCTTGAAGCAAATGATCAACATTCAGCTGGATCAGAACTTGATTTAAGAGAAATTTG TGCGGACGGAATGCTGTTTGGACCACCCGGTAGCTGCCCCATTTGTTCTGGCTCGCTTCGTTACTCAGGCGCTGCATACCGTTGTCATGGTTATGTGTCAGAATGGACCAAGTGTTCTTACTCGACTAATGAACCTATACGTCTAAAGGGGGAGTGGAGAATTCCACAAGAATCAAGCAATGAATATCTTTGCAAG GGATGCAGATCAGTTCGGATTCTACCCACAGATTTTTCTAACCAAGCTTCAGGAAGTCAGTCTGCATTCAAAGGTCTGAAAGTAGCACTTGTCGGAGTTTCAGAGGATTCCATGGTAGGATTTTCCTATTTATTCAATAAAATGTGTTACTCTTTAATCTTGCCAGTGCTTTGA
- the LOC113306921 gene encoding poly [ADP-ribose] polymerase 1-like isoform X3 — protein sequence MRNARKEWKIEYAKEWKIEYAKTSRSSCRTCRKFIKKEVLRLGKVIPATKYDGLMTKWNHAQCILKKPNKISSLDDVEGIDLLRWEDQKRMTRYVQTGVFFNTTTVGANERSIEVSQTSRAICKLCNKKITEGEIRISTKPGGEGASTLAWHHAYCYMEWSHSTNVENLSGWNSLTLANQRDVHAYANKGPFTGNRDLLVELQGDEEVPQKPLKGGVKRKRSVSRTEKSKINKSEWGDSYQAAYESYTSSEIQIQNSSALESELEAQNKALWAIKNNLKEQVTISEMRKMLEANDQHSAGSELDLREICADGMLFGPPGSCPICSGSLRYSGAAYRCHGYVSEWTKCSYSTNEPIRLKGEWRIPQESSNEYLCKISSDSTHRFF from the exons ATGAGGAATGCAAGGAAAGAATGGAAGATTGAGTACGCGAAAGAATGGAAGATTGAGTACGCGAAAACGTCGAGGTCTTCGTGTAGGACTTGCAGGAAATTTATTAAGAAGGAGGTGTTAAGGTTAGGGAAAGTAATTCCAGCTACTAAATATGATGGCCTTATGACG AAGTGGAACCATGCGCAATGCATTCTGAAGAAACCAAACAAGATCAGTTC CCTTGATGACGTTGAAGGAATAGATTTGCTACGGTGGGAAGATCAAAAAAGGATGACAAGATATGTGCAAACTGGTGTATTCTTCAATACGACTACAGTTGGTGCAAATGAACGCAGTATTGAGGTTTCACAGACTTCTCGTGCTATTTGCAAGTTGTGCAACAAGAAGATTACAGAAGGAGAG ATTCGTATTTCAACCAAGCCTGGTGGAGAAGGCGCCAGTACTCTGGCTTGGCACCATGCATACTGCTATATGGAATGGTCTCACTCTACAAATGTAGAGAATTTGTCAGGTTGGAATAGCCTCACACTTGCAAATCAGCGAGATGTTCATGCCTATGCCAATAAGGGCCCTTTCACTGGCAATAGAG ATTTATTGGTCGAGTTGCAAGGGGATGAAGAAGTACCACAAAAGCCTCTCAAAGGCGGGGTTAAGCGGAAAAGAAGTGTTAGCAGAACCGAAAAGTCAAAAATCAATAAATCTGAGTGGGGTGATTCTTACCAGGCGGCATATGAAAGCTATACAAGTTCAGAGATTCAAATCCAAAACTCTTCTGCTCTGGAAAGTGAGCTTGAGGCTCAGAATAAAGCATTATGGGCTATAAAAAACAACTTGAAAGAGCAAGTAACTATTTCAGAGATGCGAAAGATGCTTGAAGCAAATGATCAACATTCAGCTGGATCAGAACTTGATTTAAGAGAAATTTG TGCGGACGGAATGCTGTTTGGACCACCCGGTAGCTGCCCCATTTGTTCTGGCTCGCTTCGTTACTCAGGCGCTGCATACCGTTGTCATGGTTATGTGTCAGAATGGACCAAGTGTTCTTACTCGACTAATGAACCTATACGTCTAAAGGGGGAGTGGAGAATTCCACAAGAATCAAGCAATGAATATCTTTGCAAG ATCAGTTCGGATTCTACCCACAGATTTTTCTAA